Within the Oncorhynchus kisutch isolate 150728-3 linkage group LG13, Okis_V2, whole genome shotgun sequence genome, the region ttgaagatatccctctagtgatgtgggggctgtgctttggcaaagtgggtggggttatatccttcctgtttggccctgtccgggggtctcatcggatggggccacagtgtctcctgacccctcctgtctcagcctccagtatttatgctgcagtagtttatgtgtcggggggctagggtcagttttttatatctggagtacttctcctgtcctatccggtgtcctgtgtgaatttaagtgtgctctctctaattctctctttctctctctctctctctctctctctctcggaggacctgagccctaggaccatgcctcaggactacctggaatgatgactccttgctgtccccagtccacctggccatgctgctgctccagtttcaactgttctgcctgtgattattattatttgaccatgctggtcatttatgaacatttgaacatcttggccatgttctgttataatctccacccgacacagccagaagaggactggccaccccacatagcctggttcctctctaggtttcttcctaggttttggcctttctagggagtttttcctagccaccgtgcttctacacctgcattgcttgctgtttggggatttaggctgggtttctgtacagcactttgagatatcagctggtgtacgaagggctatataaatacatttgatttgatttacagacagattatttaacttataattcactgtatcacaattccagttggtcagaagtttacatacactaagttgactgcgcctgtaaacagcttgaaaaattccagaaaatgatgtcatggctttagaagttctgataggctaattgacataatttgagtcaattggaggtgtacctgtggatgtatttcaaggcctactttcaaactcagtgcctctttgcttgacatcatgggaaaatctaaataaatcagccaagacctcagaaaactaattgtggacctccacaagtctggttcatccttaggagcaatttccaaatgcctgaaggtaccacgttcatctgtacaaacaatagtgcataagtataaacaccataggaccacacagccgtcataccgctcagaaaggagacgggttctgtctcctagagatgaacgtactttggtgcgaaaaatgcaaatcaatctcagaacaacagcaaaggaccttgtgaagatgctggaggaaacaggtacaaaagtatctatatccacagtaaaattagtcctatattgacataacctgaaaggccgctcagcaaggaagtagccactgctccaaaacctccattaaaaaaaaatccagactacggtttgcaactgcacatggggacaaagatcatactttttggagaaatgtcctctggtctgatgaaacagaaatataactgtttggccataatgaccatcgttatgtttggagaaaaaagggggaggtttgcaagccgaagaacaccatcccaaccgtggcagcatcatgttgtgggggtgctttgctgcaggaaggactggtgcacttcacaaaatagatggcaacatgaggaagaaaaattatgtggacatattgaagcatctcaagacatcagtcaggaagttaaagcttggtcacaaatgagtcttccaaatggacaatgaccccaagcatacttccaaagttgtggcaaaatggctcaaggaaaacaaaggtattggggtggccatcacaaagccctgacctcaatcccatagaagatttgtgggcagaactgaaaaagcgtgtgcgagcaaggaggcctacaaacctgactcagttacaccagctctgtcaggaggaatgggccaaaattcacccaacttattgtgggaagcttgtgtaaggctacccgaaacatttgaccccaagttaaaccatttaaaggaaatgctaccaaatactaattgagtgtatgtaaacatctgaccctctgggaatgtgatgaaagaaataaaagctgaaataaatcattctctctactattattctgacatttcacattcttaaaataaagtggtgatcctaactgtcctaagacagggaatttttactaggataaaatgtcagaaattgtggaaaaactgagcttaaatgtatttggctaaggtgtatgtaaacttctgacttcaactgtaaattatCCTTCTGTGTGCGATTTTAATCGGTTCAAGAACATACATCTGGTGAAATAGGATCAATTATTGGTACCATGGTCGTGCTCAGTTATTTTTTAATATAACCATGAATATTGACCAGAAAGATCGCCATTTCCCCATTCGCTATAatgggggatcctgttttctggaAACAATGCCTCCAGTATTACGGTTGGCCTTTAACTTGAAATCCTCAATGCGAGGTGGCAGTTGTTCTCCCCTGTAGCTACCAGACAGCCCTCACCTTGCTGCTGCACCCACTCAGCAACAATGGTAGTTCATGACATTCTTAGGATCTCTGCTGTGTGCCTCCATGTTCTGAGTGGTCAGTACATGGGACTTCCTTtcagggctgggcgatatggccaaaatatccctctagtggtgtgggggctgtgctttggcaaagtgggtggggttatatccttcctgtttggccctgtccgggggtgtcctcggatggggccacagtgtctcctgacccctcctgtctcagcctccagtatttatgctgcagtagtttatgtgtcggggggctggggtcagtttgttatatctggagtacttctcctgtcctattcggtgtcctgtgtgaatctaagtgtgcgttctctaattccttctctctttctttctctctctcggaggacctgagccctaggaccatgccccaggactacatgacatgatgactccttgctgtccccagtccacctggccatgctgctgttccagtttcaactgacctgagccctaggaccatgccccaggactacctgacatgatgactccttgctgtccccagtccacctggccatgctgctgctccagtttcaacttccacctgactgtgctgctgctccagtttcaactgttctgccttattattattcgaccatgctggtcatttatgaacatttgaacatcttggccatgttctgttataatctccacccggcacagccagaagaggactggccaccccacatagcctggttcctctctaggtttcttcctaggtattggcctttctagggagtttttcctagccaccgtgcttctacacctgcattgcttgctgtttggggttttaggctgggtttctgtacagcactttgagatatcagctgatgtacgaagggctatataaataaatttgatttgatttgatttgatcacattTTTGACGGTATGaagttattttatgtttttgaataataaaagttctaaatatgctttaagagtagtgagtgatcctagggtggcaacacaaattataagtgatttcaatggggctttctccattctgattgttttatactatTCAATCCAACTTCAAACAAAAATAATGTTCAGCATTTTCTTACCTTTCCTGCACTTTTGTTATAATTTCCACACTGTGCCATGCAAGGCTGCATAATATGGTCAAAAGATATAGGCCTAGTTAattggtgaactgttggaataGAATGACTATAGTTGGAATATAGTGGGCAGCACCTTGAATACATTGTTGTTTGACATGGCAACAAATGAATAAGCCTGCCAGGGAGGAACAATTggcagggtaggaaccaaagtgttggtcagtgtttccagGGGACCCTAATTAGATGTTACATTACATGTTTTCAAAttaaatcaacgtttatttgtcacgtgcgccaaatacaacagctgtagaccttaagAAATAAAACAGCCAAAaaaacaggctatatacagtagcgaggctataaaagtagcgaggctacatacagacaccggttagtcaggctgattgcggtagtatgtacatgtagatatggttaaagtgactatgcatatatgatgaacagaaagtagcagtagagtaaaagaggggttggcgggtggtgggtggcaggacacaatgcagatagtgtCCTGCGTTAGCCAacgtgcgggagcactggttggtcggcccaattgaggtagtatgtacatgaatgtacagttaaagtgactatgcatatatgataaacagagagtagcagcagcgtgaaaAGAGGGtttggggttggggggggcacacaatgcaaatagtccgggtagccatttgattacctgccatttgattacctgtcttatggcttggggtaaaaactgttgagaagcctttttgtcctagacttggcactccggtacagcttgccatgcggtagcagagagaacagtctatgactggggtggctggggtctttgacagtttttagggccttcctctgacaccgcctggtgtagaggtcctggaaggcaggcagcttagccccagtgatgtactgggctgtacgcattaccctctgtagcgccttgcggtcagaggccgagcaattgccgtaccaggcagtgatgcaaccagtcaggatgctctcgatgttgcagctgaagaacctttggaggatctcaggacccatgccaaatctttttagtttcctgagttTCCTGacgggggaataggctttgttgtgtcctcttcacgagAAACACCGTTTTCATGCCACTTCGATACATCTACGACCAGAAGTTACTTttcgcagcaggttaggagaacttacgcagcAGATTAGGACAATTcatgcagcaggttaggagactgaggttaaggttaggaaaagggttagggttagcaaaaAACACTCTCCTAACCTGCAAAGAAAATCACATCTGGTCGTAGCTGTATCGAAGTGGCGTGAAAAGAGTGCGTCACAGTTGTTTTacctaatgtagctagctaatataTTCATGCTTCACCTATTCACCTCTGAGTTAGAAGATAacgttgcacaaacaacatgcttaTCGAGGCCTACACCAGCACTGGTACCTAGTGATGGGGAAACAAAGCTAATTCCAGTAAATGACTTCCTAGTACACTGCTTAGCGATTTCAACGCATGCCTTGGAGCCATACAGGACTTCGCTGCTGTCACGTCCCTGTCATTTTCCCAACTGTTAATGACGATGAAGTTCAGAGCGCTTTATATCCGTGGCAAATCATTTGAAAGAtgcatatctcctcctactaaaGTTACAGCATTATTGCGTTAGGCATGTTCcctatatgatgatgatgatcgggACCTGTTAGTGCTAGGTGTGATAACTGCACTGTGATTTACATTTTATGGGAGGAAATAAGacaaatacataataataataaacatagTTTTTCAGTTAACGATGCCAACTTGGTTTAAACGTTCACACCCCTAGTACAGGATggttagggagaaagagagagagtatggcTGTAATAGATGGATAAAAGAAAGGAGATTGAAAGAGGCGGCTACGACAAGTCATGTCAGAAAACAGCTCCCTGGCATAGTGGACAGTCAAAGGAAGCTGCGACTTACGTTGACGCAGCATGTAGGACATTTTCCCCGGAAGAACTTCCACCCGTAGAACACCATCTTGCAGGTCAACTATGGTGCAGCCAGAGCTGGGGAGCTGAGATAGGAGAGGGGGTAAAATAGTGGAGAGAAAATAAGGGAGAATaaggaaagaggggaggggagtgaggtTAAAGAACAATTGCTGCACGTTCCGGCTCACATTTCACTCAAATCTTGCCATTTAAAATTTGCCAGGTGGGGATGTTTACCTTCCGTTTGGTGTAAACCACAATATTGACTGTGACATCAGTTTGAAACCAGTCaaacctaaaaataaaaatgtacagatacagtatgttcatTACCTTCTCACATCTATCTATCACACCTCACATCATCCAGTCTCAATATCAATACCATTCTCAATATCATAACAGTTGTTCTTGTTGTTTTGTGAGTGTACCTGGGCCGGGCATACCTGGGTTGGGGTGGTGGCGGGGCGGCTGAGGGTTGCAGTGatgaggagggtgagggaggggtgaggaaagCAGGAGGGAGCATGGAGGTGGGCGGAGGAGGGGGAGCTagacctgaggagagagagagagagagagagagagagacaagagtaaGGATTCTGATTTCAGCCACACAGAATATAGAACACCCACACACAAATACCAGACAGTACAGAACAATCACAGGGCTTATAGTGCATTATTCTTATTGTTATTTTGTACATTACCATTTAAATGAGTGATGCTGTCCTTTATCACAGACTGAGCTGTGGAGACAAATTAGAAAGGGTCCAAAAACATCCTGCATTAAAGAGAGACTACGGTGCATTAAAGTCCTGAGACTGAGGGATTTTGTGTTACTGTACCTTTGAGAGCAGTGCTGGCCTTCACAGCCATCCTCCCTACCAGACACTCCTTTAACATGGACTCATAGTTCACCCACCGGTAGATCTGCTCATATGGCCACAGATACAGGGACAAAGGGAGAAAGTGAGCTTAGACGCACGGCATCATAACACACATTATGTGCGTTAATGTTTTGAACTTGTGTGTTTTAACATGTGAACTTCCTTTAACTCGGGAGAGTCCAATGAGAGCTGACCTGGTCAAAAAGGTCTGTTCCGTCTATCCCAGCTGCCTTCATCAGTTCCTCTTCTTCTCCAGGGTGGAAATCCATGTGTATGcctgagacacacacaggaaataACAGTATTTATTCACAAAATACTCACAAAATTCACAATACATTTTTAATTGTAAATTGCTAAATAAGCAAttcacaataaataaaaaatatctgtATATTAGGGCTAACTCGTGTATGCGGGCCCACTCACACCGACAAATATAACAGTGAATTCAGCAAACACATTCAAAGAAATGTTTATGAATGATTAAACTATGATTGAActatttgtaatgtatggtgtTGAGGGGGAATTGAAGGCTGTGCCCAGCCTCCAATGCTTTCTATAGAAAGCCTTCTCGGAACATAAAGACACATGCCCTACTCAAAGACATTATCCCAACAAACACACCATTTTCCTCCCAACATAAGGACATAGCCACGCTGTAGCCAGGTGAGTTACTGACGCTGAAAACAGACAGTCTCAAGGAAAACACTGTGTATGAGAGGAGAAGGTATGTACACCACAGGGAACCTTCATTTGTGTATATAATCACCAATAACTGTCTTATAGCCTACTGATATTCAATTGGTTAGCTAATGCCTTCATCACACATCCCTATGGGAGTTCTGATGAGTGTGATCAACAGAACTGAAAACATGAATAACAATGAGACAAGATGATAATGGCATCAGCATACGGTTGTGTAATTGCATATTTCTTCTCTACAACCTAATGCTGCTGCTGGGTGTAGTGATTTGTTGTTTTAAGGACTGATTATCAAATAAGTCATAAAAAATGATTGCTGTATGCCAAGCATATGTGAGTGTATGAGTTTGGGTAAGAGAGAGCGGTAatagggagggaagagagaaagagatgaataCAACAGAAGGAAGGGCACCCCTGTTCTGCTCTGAATCACAAGAAGTGGTCCTAGTCACTAAAGCCTGCATAATCTTCCTTCACAGCAAATTCAATTAAGCTTTATTACTCAATGTCCTTTGACAAATGAACCCACTCCATGACTACCAATGAGTGCATTTAATCTCAATGACGCACATGTGGAAATGAGAGGATGAAATGTGTTAGATTTCTTCCGGAAGTGATTCCTCACGAAACACAGACAAAAAAAGACCATGATTTGGGGGATTTTCACTCTATGTAATCCATAtacagactttttccacattttgttacgtcacagccttattctaaaatggattacatcttttttccctaatcaatctacacacaataccagatAATTACAAAGTAAAAACGGGTTTGTAGAAATGCATtacaaatacaaaactgaaatatcacgtttacataagtattcagaccctttactcagtacttttttgaagcacctttggcagagattacagccttgggtcttcttgggtatgacgctacaagcttggcgcacctgtatttggggagtttctcccattcttctctgcagatcctctcaagctctgtcaggttggatggggagcgtcgctgcacagctattttcaggtttctccagagatgtttgatcgagttcaagtccgggctctggctggtctactcaaggacattcagagacttgtcccaaagccactcctgcgttgtcttggccttgtgcttagggtctttgtcctgttggaaggtcaaccttcgccccagtctgaagtcctgagcactctggagcaggttttcctcaaggatctctcttttccttgatcctgactagtctcccagtccctgcggctgaaaaacatccccacagcatgatactgccaccaccatgcttcaccgtagggatggtgtcaggtttcctccagatgaactccaaagagttcaatcttggtttcatcagaccagagaatcttgtttctcatggtctgagattcctttctgtgccttttggcaaacaccaagtgcctgtcatgtgctttttactgaggagtggcttccgtctggccactctactataaaggcctgattggtggagtgctgatgagatgtttgtccttctggaaggttctcccatctccatagagtgACCATTAGTTTCAGAGTGACGcccccccgattgcttagtttggccggacgatcagatctaggaagagtcttggtggttccaaacttcttccatataagaatgatggaggccattgtgttcttggggacattcaatgcagCAGACTTTTTTGGGGTACcaatccccagatctgtgcctcgacacaatcctgtctcggagctccacaGATAATtcctttcgacctcatggcttggttttggctctgacatgaattgtcaactgagggacctcatatagacaggtgtgtgcctttccaaatcatgtccaataaattgaatttaccacaggttgactccaatcaaattgtagaaacatctcaaggatgatcaatggaaacaggatgcacccgagctcaattttgagcctcataggaaagggtctgaataattatttcAATAGGATATGTCttgtattttttatacatttgcaaacatttcactatgtaatccattttagaataaggctgtaacgtaacaaaatgcacTGTAATAGTCCTTTGGAGAGAGGATTGTTGACATAGACTTGACATTTGTATTTAAAACCATAATTGTGAAATGATTTATCAAAGTTAGCATATTTTGTCCTAACttagtcctcctttaagactccatagtggttcatctgtaggtgctacaaagcAGACATTGGTGTCATATGAAGCTTTACCTCTTGCTCTGTGATATTAGTAGTATTTTGATTTCAGTAACTTTTTCTTTACATTAACTTATGAGTATTGAAAAATATAAACATATAAACATGATATTgaaattgaaaaacaaatgttttaacATATGGCTGAACATAATATACTCTACAGACTTAGCAAAGTTCCAGAGTGGGATCTCTGCTACTTTAAGAGTTATGACCCAATTTGTAAGCATTAACAAAAGAGTGAATTTGAAAAATGATTCAAAATGGTGATTTGCAGGATGTGCAATGATACAAGTAaaaggagggctgtgattggttacaATGCTGAACTAAgccaattttttttaaagggcCATAACTTCTTCTTCTTTCCTTGAAAGGACTATTCTATGGAGTACATTTCGTAAAAATCCCCCAAATCATGGCATTTGTTTTGTCTGGGTTTTGTGAGGAATCATTCAATTAGGACTACAGAAGGTGGAGAgaagaattgtgtacagatcgtATGTGGctactgtgtgtgtatctgtactttTCACATTTATTTTCCTGAACAATTTAAGTAATAGCACAGTTTCTCCAACTCTAGCCCTGGAGAGGCATTGAGCCCTTGATTAGTTAAATCTACTGTGTTAGTACTGGGCTTAAACAAAAACCTGCAAAACGCCAGGaccagtgttgtgtgtgtgtctgtgtgtgtgtatacagtataagGCTAGCTTGTGTCACCTCGTATGCAGGTCCAACAGTCGCCcgtgtgttgtgtttttgcagCTCCTCCTCTGTGACGTCTATGAGTCTACCTCTCATCCCTGTCAGGTCCCGGCCACTCTTAGCCACACGGATCCAGTCCATCAGACTGTGGCCAGGCTTCAATGCTGCCTGAAACAACATGGAAGAACAGCCCTCACAGATCGCGACTCTTCGAAAGCAGGCCAAATTCTGAAGGAATCCTGTATAAGACGGGCCTTCGATTAACACACGGCAATAAAGGACAAACTCTTGGGGTTGTGAACCACTGTGAAATTATGTTTCCGTTGTGTCACAAGGAACACATTTCCCTGAAGTGACACTAGTTGagtaatttagctagctaactggctagcacCCGGAAGAGCAATTTCACAATGAAACGCCCAAATATGTCCATAATATCAGACATATGAAATAACCAGTGAGATGGATCTCGACCGAAAAAAAATGACACttacaataaatacatttttcgTACAAAAAATATTTGACTATGTAAATAACACCTATTTGGTGTCAAAAACTACATTCCCGCGGTAGCTGCAGATGATGTCGCAATATGATGATGAAATG harbors:
- the LOC109901434 gene encoding cytochrome b5 reductase 4-like isoform X2, with amino-acid sequence MDFHPGEEEELMKAAGIDGTDLFDQIYRWVNYESMLKECLVGRMAVKASTALKAQSVIKDSITHLNGLAPPPPPTSMLPPAFLTPPSPSSSLQPSAAPPPPQPRFDWFQTDVTVNIVVYTKRKLPSSGCTIVDLQDGVLRVEVLPGKMSYMLRQRLAQEVDGSAAVHTACAVGKIQVSMRKAAKGKWEELGEPLEFHDSLFRRKDRVIFYRECMLVSKTEVTHDTWVFRLQLPLGTLMHLPVGKHNYLKALIQGDCSH